AGGATTAATCCAATCTCTATTCTGATTAATTTTATCTCTAGTTAGAAAGCACGTGATTCTTTCTATGCTTCGTCCACGAATATACTTGCTCGTGTAAATCTAAAGCTCCGCAACACTTGAAGTGTCACGGATGCAATAAAGTAGCTTCAAGTTGATTCACTGTCAAATTGAAGAGTACTCTCAAATTGAATTATTAAAGATAAGTTAATAGCAAGAAACTATTTTACAACATGACACActgataaaaaaaatatatagtcaCCTTAACCAACCTCTTCCATTCAGATAAAAAAAACCTTGTCTGCCAAATTAAAGAAGGCGTATACTTAAATCTTTATACATGAAGTTGAGTGAGCATATTTTGAAGTACCTAAGGCATAAAAGGAGAACGTAGTTCAACTAAAATTTGCACACGTGGATGGAAGCAGATATGTTTGGTTTGTATACCAAAAGGATTCAAACttgtaaaaatattttatttccgtGTAACTTTTGCTATGGAAGACTCCTCGAACGACTAGACCAGATACGCCCGATTCAGCCTTATGAGTGATGAATCATTGGCATATAATATACCACTTTCAAGCCGCGTTTGACCATGCGAAGTGATTTGATACTTAAACAAGAGTCAGAATAGACTTTATCCTAATAAAGGGGAAGctatttaggggtcgtttggtaggatgcattagataaaataatgcatgcattaactttgtgtattaataataccttgtttggtagatattttgaacctatgcattagttatgcaagcattagttatacatcctatttggtattatcctatgcataactaatgcatagaaaataatggtattagcaatgcaatgagttttaatgcatgcattagcttagttaaagacaaaattgtccttcaacatttatgcttgattaaattATGCTAGTTATTATATTGATGGAAgtttaaaataatccaaatagtgagaaataaaattatagctctagtaaataaataaatacttagcatatttccttttttatatataaatatttagttctattttacaatataggtagacaaattaaataatttttttaaaacttttttccatataaaaatatttctcaacatatgttcCATTTAGAAAGTTAAAGTGGTGGATTGGTTTTGAGGGCAtatttgtaaacaaataattcttttagaaattgcaTAATgatttaatacatcaaaccaaacaatggataagaaatatgtcaccataactaataccagcataattaatgcaagcataactaataccaacattactaatacactctattcagcattattcttatgcaccctaccaaacgaccccttagagaTATAGAGGTAAAATCTGAGTTGGTTTCAAACTCATGAGCAATAATCAGAATCACAAATAATACAATTTTGTCCAATATGAAGTTGAATATTTAAAAGAAGGCGAAATATATAAATGGCATCTTTAAGTTGTCCCTAACAAACAACTACTAATCCTATTTTCAATTAGACGTTTCTAATCAATAGAACTATGACTTTTGAATACCTTAGTTGACCTGGCAGATGCGTGTGTTCTACCAAAACCTTTAGCGCGTGAGTGTCTTTTTGTGGCCTAGAACACTTTTCTCTTTCCCTCCTTCCATTGCCGACGGATCCTCTCCTTATCCACCATTAATGCACCATTTCATATATGTAAACACACCCAAAAACACCACTAAACTCTATTCACTGCAACCTTAATCATTAGACCTATTTCAAAGTCAAAAATCTTTAAAGAAATAGAAACTGAAgctgaaaattaaaaatattttgacTTGCACTCTTTCTCAACAGAAAATATAGAGATTTCATTCTTTGTAAAAATTTTCGCAATTTCTTTTTGTCTCATATGAGTTATGTATTTCAATAGCTAAAAAGTaactaaatcaaaaataaaaaaataaaaagctgAACAAAAAGAAATGGGTTattgttgttttgtttgaattacAAAATAAATTCTTGAATAAATAGTCATCGCAGTGACAAGCTCAAGACAAAGGTGAAGAGGGGAAAATGGGGTAGATGTATTGGAGAAGAACAACAGGGTTACGGGTGGTGGGGAGGGCTTGGAAGAAGAACAGAAATGAGGTGGGaggttctcttttctttttaaattaaatatgGTATAATTTTAACTCTTATTGTTAGCCATGTGTCAAATATTAATTGGTTCTTAAAATAGTCTTCGAGTGTGTATTACACGCGATGTGGCTTGACTGAATCAGATATTTACTTGATATACTTTATAGTCACTTGAAGTGTCTAACTGGAAATGGGCTCAGTTGAAGTATTTAATTGATCGTTGGGGACAACTTAAATGGGTCGTTTATGTATTTCGCCTTAAAAGAATACTTTAATCTTTAAAGGGTATAATTGTCGGTCAATATTTCAGGGATATTTTCATCTTCTACATTTAGCATTTTaacattcgtgcttttataataatactaGTCTCAGGGTACACGCTTTGCACGTGTACCTATATCAATAAATacacaaattttaaaaattacataCATATTATTagataatttattttataaaataaaatttaagaatcttttttaaaataataaatattattcCCATTAGTTAGCTTAACAAATGAAGGAATTTTATTTAAAGTCTTATTGTGATTTAACCAGATTTATGGCGAAACTTATAAAAATTATTGTTTTTATGTGACCTAATActgaaaataaaatataaaaatattttttatcacaatttttttaaagatttgacAAATAacacaaattaaaaataaataaaaaaagttgGCATTATATCTTCTTAAAATTTGATAATGACAATGTTAAGTTTAAAGAATGACTAATACTGAACTAATATTTTACAAGAAAAAACTTAGTATAAATATTTAGCGAGACACTTTTATTTGTTGGACTGAATGCAAGAAAGAAACAAATGACAATTTATTTATAATCTGGTTGTCTTCTAAAATTTTATCTTATTGCTAATTTGTACTTTTATCGATTTGAATCTTAATTTTATACTATAATTGATTTTGctatattttatgatttttttcacCATCGATACTCTTCTTATAAAAATAAGGCGAAATGGtttcctggccacttaaacttgacGGGGTTTTAAAAGACGATACATAAACTTATAACTTTCCCATTGGAACACTCGAACTTATTTTTTCCATAACTAATAAACATATTTGACCATTGACCATGCCCATGTAGCGTCAGTTGGTCCTAATCAACAGCCCACGTGAGGAACACGACCCACAGGAGCGTGAAAACCCCCCTTTCCAACGCCCAACAGTACAAAATGGGTTGTGTTCTTATTTGTTCCTTCTAAAATACCCCCTCTCCATTTTTAAAATCTGAAGctccattttcaatttttttttttcattttttcagacCGTGAAAATGGTGGAAAGTTGTATATTTTATCATTGTAGAGTTGAAGCTAAGTTTTGCATCACTTGGACCAAACGAAACTCGATCAGAACAAGATTAACAGATAATAATACTTGAAGGTGTGCAATCCCGGTCATAAGCTTTTCTTCCACTAAGAATCTCTAGCAACACGATCCCAAAGTTATAGACATCAGTTGTCACATCTCCGTTAATATCCTTCTTATTAGGTGTAAGCAATCCAAAATCTACAATACGAGCTCCCCAATCAGCGTCCAACAGAATGTTCGAACTCTTCACATCACGGTGCACAATAGGAGGAGAAACTTCCTTGTGAAGGTACTCGAGCCCCTTTGCAGCCTGCATTACAATCTTCAGCCTAAGGTTCCATCTCAGACAAGAAAGACCGTCGTGGAAGTGGTCGTAAAGCGTTCCGTGAGGCATGATTTTGTAAACAAGAATCTGCTCCCCCATTTCTGCACAATAACCTAACAAATTAACTATACTGCTGTGGCGAACACTGCAGAGGATCTCTAGCTCCATCTCAAATTCTCGGCTGTTGGTGTGTATAATCGTAGCAGCATTGGCTCTCTTTACCAAATCAGGCTCATTCAAAAGGCTTGCATTAAAGAGGGGACCAGGGTTAGGGTTTTTGCTCCCTTGACGTGTAAGACATCCATTGGTCATTTGCTGACTAGATGGACACGTATGTGTATGTGTAATACACGCGCACATGGTCTTTTGTCAGATGCGTTTATTAGTTATGAAAAAAAATGAGTTCGAGTGTTCAAATGGAAAAATAGAAAGTTTATGTATCGGCTTTAAAAAATccgacaagtttaagtggccaggaaaCCATTTCGCCTAAAAATAAATTAAGTGTTTTGTCAATTTATCAAATAACTTTTCTTATAtgataaatttgtaaaataattgaattggattTGCTAATTAGTTAATTCAATAAATTAATTATTTGTTCTCAACGTTAAAAGAAATAAGTtagtttttattaatttaaattctAAACATTAGCTtattctaatttttaaatatttgacaataattatattttttccaataagaatTTGATTTTCATATGTTTTGAATCTTTATGTTTTGAGAGTTCATAACTGT
The Nicotiana sylvestris chromosome 11, ASM39365v2, whole genome shotgun sequence DNA segment above includes these coding regions:
- the LOC138881072 gene encoding serine/threonine-protein kinase-like protein CCR1, encoding MTNGCLTRQGSKNPNPGPLFNASLLNEPDLVKRANAATIIHTNSREFEMELEILCSVRHSSIVNLLGYCAEMGEQILVYKIMPHGTLYDHFHDGLSCLRWNLRLKIVMQAAKGLEYLHKEVSPPIVHRDVKSSNILLDADWGARIVDFGLLTPNKKDINGDVTTDVYNFGIVLLEILSGRKAYDRDCTPSSIIIC